One Hymenobacter cellulosilyticus genomic window, GCCAACTTCTATACCTTCGACGTGCAACGTCCCGGTTCCGGTCAGCCAGCCATCAGCCTGAGCGAATTGTTGGTGGCGTTGCGGCGGGTAAGGCTCCAGCCCTCGCCCCTGAGCCTAGACTGGTTGGCCGTGGCCTGCGCTGCCTACGCAGCCGATACAACTGTCGACCGCTACACAAACTCCGATGACGGGTGGACGCGCCAGTTTGAGTTGTTTGTGCCTGTAAGCGACGTAGCCGTCTGGGACGCGCAGGCTGAGTTGCTGGCTACCATACTTAACTTTCTTACCGGCGACCTGTGGAAGCTGACCTTTCGGCCGAGTTCGGCCGCCATTGTAGTGGCACGGCGCAGCATGAAACCGGTTACGTATCTAACGGATACCGTATGCTTGTTTTCAGGGGGTATGGATAGCTTTCTGGGGGCCATGAAGCTGCTGGATGCCGGGGTGCAGCCTCTCTTGGTCGGGCACGCGAAAAGCAGTGATGTTTCTGATTTTCGGAACCAGGCAGCTGAGGCTCTTCGCGCTCACTATCCGTTGCTAAACTTGGAATTGATAAAGGCTTTCGTGCGTGTAAACAAGCCCCGGCGCACTCACGAAACCGTAATCGGTGAGAGCACCGAGCGTGGCCGCTCGTTTCTCTTTCTGGCCCTTGGAGCGGCTTGTGCCTCCGCCCTCCCCGGTCCGGCCCGGAAAAATCTGTGGATTCCGGAAAACGGCTTTATCACTTTGAACCTGCCCCTCTCTCCCCTGCGGATGGGAGCCTACAGCACCCGCACTACCCATCCCTACTATTTGCAATTGGTGCAGTCGCTGATGGATAACCTGGGGCTAAACACGACGGTGCACAACCCCTTTGAATTTTTGACGAAAGGTGAGATGCTTGCTACCTGCTCAGACCCAGCTTTCGCCGCGAGCGTCAATACGATGTCGTGCAGTCGGCCCGCGACGCGCAACGCCCGCTTAGAGGGCGTGGGTACCCGGCACTGCGGTCGCTGTGTGCCCTGCATCATCCGGCGAGCAGCCCTGCATAAAGCGGGCATCCGCGACGACAACGCCTTGCTGCCGGCGGACAGGCAGTATCGCACTGATATTTATCGCGACACCCTGCACGCGTCCACATCCAATGCCACCAATAAAGGGGCGAAGGGCGAGAACGTCTTGGCGCTCCGATATATGCTGGCCCGGACGCAGGCCGACCCCCATTACTTAGCCGCGGCCATCCAGCTGACAGGTCCCCTCACGAACCCGCAGCAGTCACTCGACGTGTACCGGCGTGGGCTGGCAGAGGTAGCAGCCATTCTGCGACGGGTAACCGTAGTTCCTTAATGCATGGCCTGGTACGTTGACACTCATTGTCACCTGGACTTATTCCCGGGCATTCAGCAGACAGTAGCCGAGCAGGATGCGGTTCCAATAAAGACTATTTCGGTCACGAATGCGCCGTTCCTGTGGCGACCTAACCAGCAGCTGTTTCGCTCGTGCCGCAACATCCGATTGGCATTAGGACTGCACCCAGAGCTAGCAGGCCAGCGGGTACACGAAATGGCCTTGTTTGAAGCACTTTGCACCGAGACGAAGTACATTGGTGAAATTGGCCTTGATGGTACGACTACCAACCAACAGGAACGGGATGCTCAATTGCTCGTGCTGCGCGGTGTGATGGCTGTACTGCGCACCAGCCCAGCTAAAATTCTAACGGTGCATACCCGCCGGGCTGCCGTCGAGACCATTCAGGAACTGGCCACTGGGCTGGCCGATACGCCGCATCAGGTCATTCTACACTGGTATTCTGGCAACTTAACGGAATTGCGGCGGGCGGTAGAACTGGGCTTCTACTTCTCGGTGAATCACGCTATGCTCACCAGCAAGTCATCAACTGCACTACTAAAGTCTATTCCGCGCAGCCAATTGCTGACGGAAACGGATGCGCCGTTTACTTTTTCACCTGCTGTACCGGACCGACTTACCTCGTTGCGAAAGACAATGAAGATGTTGAGTAATCAGTGGGCAATGGAAGAGCAGGAGTGCTTACACTTGGTCTGGGAAAACTTTTCTGGCTTGCTGAAGGCAACACATTAGTTTCCAATGCTCCGGGGCATGGGTACATTCTAAATTGATGCGATTATCTCCATATCCTACTTCCCAATCACGTATACCGGTACCGCCTGTGCATTGGTGCCGCGCCCGGTTTCTTTTTTCACTTCCTTGCCGTCGAGCAGGATGGCCGCGGTGATTTCCGAAGCGGCCGTGCCGCCGTTGAGGCTGGCCAGCAGGCTGAGGTGGTCTCCCTGCTTCATGGTGCGCTTGAAGCGGTAAGAAGCCGGCAGCGGGACATTGTTGACCGTGGTGGTGCCGCCGCTCTCGTTGTCGTAGCTGATGTAGTCCGAGGCTTGGACGGTGGTGGAAGAAATGCGGTACTCCACTTGGTATTCTTTGGGGCCGGTGGGCGTCGCGTCGTCTTTGGCGCAGTTGCTGGCCGTGGCCAGGGCCGCGCAGCTCAGGAGTAGGGTGGCTAGTCGTTTCATAGGGCAGAATGATTTAGCGGAAGTGGTACCGCAGGCCGGCGCTGGCGTAGCCCGGCCATTGGTCGAGGAGGGAATTGTTGAAGAGGTAGCCTTTGGTGGCGGTGGCCACCAACGAGAAGCGGTTGCCCAGGAACACGTCCACTTCCGCCCCGGCCTGCGGGCCGTAGGTGAAGCGCTGCGTCTGCTTGGCGTCAGTGGGCAGCTCGCCGGTGCCGTTTTCCCCGGTGCGCTCGTAGCCGGCG contains:
- the qatC gene encoding Qat anti-phage system QueC-like protein QatC, with protein sequence MPTSGIELRIGETDQGAGADPTRFANFYTFDVQRPGSGQPAISLSELLVALRRVRLQPSPLSLDWLAVACAAYAADTTVDRYTNSDDGWTRQFELFVPVSDVAVWDAQAELLATILNFLTGDLWKLTFRPSSAAIVVARRSMKPVTYLTDTVCLFSGGMDSFLGAMKLLDAGVQPLLVGHAKSSDVSDFRNQAAEALRAHYPLLNLELIKAFVRVNKPRRTHETVIGESTERGRSFLFLALGAACASALPGPARKNLWIPENGFITLNLPLSPLRMGAYSTRTTHPYYLQLVQSLMDNLGLNTTVHNPFEFLTKGEMLATCSDPAFAASVNTMSCSRPATRNARLEGVGTRHCGRCVPCIIRRAALHKAGIRDDNALLPADRQYRTDIYRDTLHASTSNATNKGAKGENVLALRYMLARTQADPHYLAAAIQLTGPLTNPQQSLDVYRRGLAEVAAILRRVTVVP
- the qatD gene encoding Qat anti-phage system TatD family nuclease QatD, with the protein product MAWYVDTHCHLDLFPGIQQTVAEQDAVPIKTISVTNAPFLWRPNQQLFRSCRNIRLALGLHPELAGQRVHEMALFEALCTETKYIGEIGLDGTTTNQQERDAQLLVLRGVMAVLRTSPAKILTVHTRRAAVETIQELATGLADTPHQVILHWYSGNLTELRRAVELGFYFSVNHAMLTSKSSTALLKSIPRSQLLTETDAPFTFSPAVPDRLTSLRKTMKMLSNQWAMEEQECLHLVWENFSGLLKATH